The nucleotide window GGAGAACCCGTGTTCCGGCAGGGCGGAGCGCAAGGCCCTGGAATAGGGATGAATGGGCTGGCCGTCGCGGAAGGTCCGGGCGTCGGCGATCTCCACCGTGCGGCCGCCGTGAAGGATGGCGACACGGTCGGCGAAGGGCAGAACGGCGGACAGGTCGTGGGTGATGACGACGACCATGCACCCCTCGTCCGCCAGACGGCGCAGCAGGGTCAGCGCCACCCGGCAGGCGTCCGGATCGAGGCCGGTGGTCGGCTCGTCGGCGATCAGCAGCTCGGCCTGGGATACCGTGGCGATGGCGGTCAGTACCCGCCGCGCCATGCCGCCCGACAACTGATGGGGAAAGAGCCGGGCGGTCGCGGCGGCGAGATCGAAACGGGCGAGTTCCCCGGCTATGGCGGCCGGTCCGTGCGGCCGGCCGGCGGCTCGGGCCCCCCAGCCGACCTGCCGGCCGGCGGTCGCGGTCGGGTCGAGCCAGGTCACCGCCTGCGGCACCAACGCGATGCGCCGCCCACGCAGGCGCCGTT belongs to Azospirillum ramasamyi and includes:
- a CDS encoding ATP-binding cassette domain-containing protein, yielding MLAVKDLRVRFTRYRGLLRRQDMTVLDGVDVDARPGELVAMIGQSGAGKSLFAHAVLGILPANASVEGRMSFAGEPLDLARQRRLRGRRIALVPQAVTWLDPTATAGRQVGWGARAAGRPHGPAAIAGELARFDLAAATARLFPHQLSGGMARRVLTAIATVSQAELLIADEPTTGLDPDACRVALTLLRRLADEGCMVVVITHDLSAVLPFADRVAILHGGRTVEIADARTFRDGQPIHPYSRALRSALPEHGFSAPAQTQASGVAGDGCRHRGECDRASGTCAIPPEWTERGRGQVRCHHA